A genomic stretch from Erigeron canadensis isolate Cc75 chromosome 9, C_canadensis_v1, whole genome shotgun sequence includes:
- the LOC122581526 gene encoding putative RING-type E3 ubiquitin transferase C3H69 has translation MSLPGNRTRVLCKFFAHGACLKGEHCEFSHDWKDPANNVCTFYQKGACAYGSRCRYDHVKVPQRQGSASSSTYPYQYVGSEAVSATAVPGAIGELSASSRSYVLPASTAWGEGSGESDLLSDVIGHTRRTNSADAVMCSFAAAGNCPRGENCPHVHGDVCPTCKKMCLHPFRPEEREEHKKSCEKKHKNLEALKHSQDIECSVCLERVLSKPTPAERKFGLLSECDHPFCISCIRNWRSSSPTSGMDVNSALRACPICRKLSYFVIPSVIWYATKEEKQEIVDSYKAKLRSIDCRHFDFGNGACPFGTSCFYKHAYRDGRLEEVVLRHLGAEDGETVIAKDIRLSDFLSRMRIR, from the exons ATGTCTTTGCCGGGAAATCGTAccag GGTGTTGTGCAAGTTTTTTGCTCATGGAGCATGTTTGAAAGGGGAGCATTGTGAGTTCTCCCATGACTGGAAGGACCCGGCTAATAAT GTTTGTACTTTTTATCAAAAAGGGGCTTGTGCGTATGGTAGTCGTTGTAGATATGATCATGTTAAAGTTCCTCAACGGCAAGGTTCTGCGTCGTCATCTACGTATCCTTATCAATATGTTGGTTCGGAAGCTGTATCTGCGACAGCCGTGCCTGGTGCTATTGGGGAGCTTTCTGCTTCGAGTAGATCGTATGTATTGCCTGCAAGTACTGCTTGGGGTGAAGGTTCTGGGGAGAGTGATTTGTTAAGTGATGTGATTGGGCATACGAGAAGGACTAATTCAGCTGATGCGGTGATGTGTTCATTTGCTGCCGCGGGCAATTGTCCCCGTGGAGAAAATTGCCCTCATGTTCATGGGGATGTATGTCCAACGTGCAAAAAAATGTGCTTGCATCCTTTTAGACCAGAAGAAAGGGAGGAACATAAAAAAAGTTGTGAAAAGAAGCATAAGAATCTTGAGGCGTTAAAGCATAGCCAAGATATAGAGTGCAGTGTTTGCCTTGAACGTGTACTTTCAAAACCAACACCAGCTGAGCGGAAGTTTGGGTTATTATCGGAATGTGATCATCCATTTTGTATTTCGTGTATCAGAAATTGGAGAAGTAGTTCCCCGACATCTGGAATGGATGTGAATTCTGCTTTGAGGGCTTGCCCGATATGCAGGAAGCTTTCCTATTTTGTGATTCCGAGTGTGATTTGGTAtgcaacaaaagaagaaaagcagGAAATTGTGGATAGTTACAAAGCAAAACTTAG GTCTATTGACTGCAGGCACTTCGACTTTGGAAATGGGGCGTGCCCATTTGGTACCAGTTGTTTTTATAAG CATGCATACCGTGATGGTCGTCTAGAAGAAGTAGTTTTGCGTCATCTTGGGGCTGAAGATGGAGAGACTGTCATTGCTAAAGATATAAG GCTGTCTGATTTCCTCAGCCGTATGCGCATAAGGTGA